ACTGAAATCACCCTCTGGGCCATGCCCGTGCAACGCCCGTACAACCCCAACGCCAAGCTGATGGCCGAAATGCTCCAGGCCGACTGGGGCAAGGTCGGCCTCAAAGTGAAAATCGTCAGCTACGAGTGGGGCGAATATCTCAAGCGCACCAAGGACGGTGAACACGACATCTCGCTGATCGGCTGGACCGGCGACAACGGCGACCCGGACAACTGGCTGGGCACCCTGTACAGCTGTGACGCGATAGGCAGCAACAACTACTCCATGTGGTGCGACCCGCAGTACGACGCGCTGGTCAAGAAAGCCAAGACCATCACCGACCGCGAGCAACGCACCCTGCTCTACCAGCAGGCGCAGCAGCGCCTCAGGCAACAGTTGCCCATCACCCCGATCGCCCACTCGACGGTCAACCAGCCGCTCAGTGCCAAGGTCGTGGATTTCAAGGTAAGCCCTTTCGGGCGCAACAACTTCTCAGGCGTCAGTACCGAATAAAAAACCGCTTTCTCCCTCGGGGGCGTGCAGCGCCTTCGCGGGCGAACTCAGCCTGAATATGCCCGATTGCCTTGCAGCAAACGATTGCAAACCCTTGTTCCAACCGGCAAGACGCCCAGCTCACAATGCCAGGCGGTAACTAAAAAGAAGAAAAGAAAAGGGAGCTTTACCTTGAGACGAACCCAAACCGCAGTACTGGCACTGTCCCTCAGTGGTCTGTCAGCCATGGCCCAGGCCGAACCCGCCAGCCAGGACTATGTTCCGGTCAGCGTCAAAGCCACCAGCGCCCAGAGTGAAGCCAAGGGCTTCATCGAAGGCCAGAGCCTGTCCGGCTCGACCCGCAACTGGTATGGCCGCGAACGCGCCACCCGCGCACCGCTGTTCAAGTACTACAAGAGCGACGGCAGCCAGCACGACACCCACAGCCGTGACAACTGGGTGCAGGGCACCATCCTCAACTACACCTCGGGCTTTACCGAAGGTACCTTCGGCTTCAGCACCGAGGTCGCCGTCTACAACGCCATCGCCCTGGAGCGTGGCCGCGCGGCGGTGGCCGGGCCGAACAACCGCACCCTGACCCACAGCGACGGCGATGTCATCGGCCAGTGGAGCAAGATGGGCCTGGCCAACGTCAAGGCGCGGGTGTCCAACACCACCCTGACCGCCGGCCGCCAATCGATGGACACCCCGGTACTGGCCTACATCGGCAACCGCGCCTTGCCGTCGAGCTTCGAAGGTGTGAGCCTGCACAGCGAAGAATTCGACAACCTGTCGTTTGATGTCGGCACCTTCGACCGGCTCTCGAACCGGACCGAACAGGGCACCAGCAAATTCGTTGCCGAGTACGGTGATCGCGCCTTTTCAGCCGATCACGTCAACATTGCCGGTGTGAACTACCAGCCGCTGAAAAGCCTGAAAACCAGCTTCTACGTGTCCAACGTCGAAGACCTGTGGAACCAGTACTACTTCGGCGCCAGCCATGAGCTGGGCGACAGCGCGGTGCTGAGCCTGACCACCGGCCTGAACTACTACAAGACCAAGGATGAAGGCCAAAGCAAGCTTGGCGACATCGACAACGACACCTACAGCCTGTCGTTCGGCCTGACCCACCAGGCCCACAACCTGACCTTCTCCTACCAGCAGGTCAACGGTAACGAGTACTTCGACTACCTGCACGACACCAACGCGATCTTCCTGGCCAACTCCCTGCTTTCGGACTTCAACGGCCCGAACGAAAAATCGATGCAGATCGCCTACGTGCTGAACATGGCCCAGTACGGCGTGCCGGGCCTCAAGTTCAACCTCTATAACGCGCGCGGCTGGGGCATCGACGGCACCCACTACACCGGCAGCGGCTACGACGTGCGTGGCCTGGACGGCGAGAACCACTACGAGTGGGGCATCGGCACCACCTATGCGGTGCAGAGCGGCTCGCTCAAGGACACCACCATTCGTGCCACCTACACCGCGCACCGGGCCAGCAAGGCCCAGATCGACGGTAGCCTGGACGAGCTGCGGATTGTCACCACCATTCCCTTCAACTTCCTCTAGAACGCGGTTTCCCGGTCGGTTCGCCGAATCGGCCGGGACGGCTACTCTGGTTAATCGATTGCAGGAGGTTTCATGAAACTGCTACCGCTACAGGCTGCCCTGGCAGCCGTCCTGTTGAGTACTGCGGCGGGCCTCTCAGCCAAGCCGCTGGTGGTGTGTACCGAGGCCAGCCCGGAAGGCTTCGATATCGTCCAGTACACCACCGCCGTAACCGCCGACGCCTCGGCCGAGGCCATCTTCAACCGCCTGGTCGACTTCCGCCCGGGCACCACCGATATCCAGCCGGCCCTGGCCGAGCGCTGGGACATCAGCGATGACGGCCTGACCTACACCTTCCACTTGCGCGAAGGGGTCAAGTTCCACACCACCGACTATTTCACCCCTACCCGCGAGATGAATGCCGACGACGTGCTGTGGAGTTTCCGACGACAGCTGGACCCTAATCACCCGTGGCACAACAAGACCAGCATCGGTTTCCCCTACTTCGAGAGCATGGGTTTCAAGGACCTGCTCAAAAGCGTCGAGAAGACCGACGAGCACACTGTGGTCTTCACCCTGACCCGGCCCGAAGCGCCTTTTTTGCGTGACCTGGCCATGGCCTTCACCTCGATCTACTCCGCCGAATACGGCGACCAGTTGCTCAAGGCCAACAAGACCGGCGACCTCAACAACAAGCCGATCGGCACCGGCCCGTTCATCTTCCAGCGCTACAACAAGGACGCCCAGGTGCGCTACAAGGCCAACCCGGACTACTTCCGTGGCAAGCCACCGGCCGACGCGCTGATCTTCGCCATTGCCAACGACAACAACGTGCGCCTGCAAAAGCTCAAGGCCAACGAGTGCCAGGTGGCGCTGTACCCCAAGCCCGATGACATCCCCAGCATCAAGGCCGACCCCAAATTGAAAGTGGCCGAGATGGAAGCGCTGACCACCGGCTACATCTCGCTCAACACCGAACACAAGTACCTGAGCGATGTGCGCGTGCGCAAAGCCATCAACATCGCCTTCGACCGCCAGACCCACGTCGACCAGCTGTTCGGCAAGGGCAACGCACTGGTCGCGGTCAACCCTTACCCGCCGAGCATGATCGGCTACAACACCGACAACCAGAACCCGCCCCGTGACCTCGACAAGGCCCGCGCCCTGCTCAAGGAAGCCGGCGTGCCCGAAGGCACGGTGCTGACCCTGTTCACCCGCAACGGCGGCGGCCCGACCAACCCCAACCCGCGCCTGAGCGCTGAAATGCTTCAGGCGGACCTGGCCAGGATCGGCCTGACCGTCGATATCCGCGTGATGGAATGGGCCGAGATGCTGCGCCGGGCCAAGAAGGGCGAAGCCGACATGGTCTCGACCGGCTGGGCCAGCGACAACGGCGACCCGGACAACTTCCTCAGCCCGCTGCTTAGTTGCGACGCGGTGAAAAGCGGCGAGAACTATGCGCGCTGGTGCAATCAAACCTTCCAGCAGTTGATCACCAAGGCCCGCGAGGTTACCGACAACAATGAGCGTGCAGCGCTCTATGTAAAGGCCCTGGCGGTGTACGATGAAGATCAACCGTGGATCAGCATGGCCCATCCGCAAATGTTTACCGCCATGCGCAACAACGTTGAGGGGTACCACATCAACCCCCTCACCAATAACAACTTCGCCACTACCCAGGTGAAGTAGAACAAGAACGACCGCCGGCGCCCCACGCGGGTGCCGGCGGGCATGCCTGACCGGCTGATGAGGTACTCCAGAAGATGTTTAGTTTTATTGCCCGGCGACTGGGATTGCTGATCCCGACCTTCTTCGGCATCACCTTGCTGACGTTTGCGCTCATACGGCTGATACCCGGCGATCCGGTTGAAGTCATGATGGGTGAACGGCGGGTCGACCCGGAAATGCACGCCCAGGCCATGGAGCGACTGGGCCTGAACAAACCGCTGCCCGAACAGTACCTGGACTACGTCAGCAAGCTCGCCCAGGGTGACCTCGGCGAATCGCTGCGCACCCGCGAAAGCGTCTGGACCGAGTTCCTCGCACTGTTCCCGGCAACCCTGGAACTGGCCATGGCGGCGCTGTTTTTTGCCGGGGTGATCGGCCTGCTGGCCGGGGTCATCGCCGCGCTCAAGCGTGGCTCATTATTCGATCATGGGGTCATGGGTATCTCCCTTGCCGGCTACTCGATGCCGATCTTCTGGTGGGGCCTGATCCTGATCATGTTCTTCTCCGTGAGCCTGGGCTGGACCCCGGTGTCCGGGCGCATCGACCTGCTCTACGACATCGAGCCGAAAACCGGCTTCATGCTCATCGACACCCTGCTCAGCGACGAAGAAGGCGCCTTCAAGGATGCACTGATGCACCTGATCCTGCCGGCCATTGTCCTGGGCACCATTCCGCTGGCGGTGATCGCGCGCATGACCCGCTCCTCGATGCTCGAAGTGCTGCGCGAAGACTACATCCGCACCGCCCGCGCCAAGGGCCTGTCGCCGGCCCGGGTGGTGTTCGTGCACGGCCTGCGCAACGCGCTGATCCCGGTACTGACGGTGTTCGGCCTGCAGGTCGGCACCCTGCTCGCCGGTGCGGTACTGACTGAAACCATTTTTTCCTGGCCGGGCATCGGCAAGTGGCTGATCGAAGCCATCGGCGCCCGTGATTACCCCGTGGTACAGAACGGCATCCTGTTGATTGCCTGCCTGGTGATCCTGGTCAACTTCGTCGTGGACATCCTCTACGGCCTGGCCAACCCACGCATCCGTCATCAGCGCTGAGGGCCTCGTCATGACTACCCCACTTGCAAAATCTGTCACCACCCCGGCCACCGCTGTCGACCAGAGCCTGCTTTACCCCTCGCCGTACAAGGAGTTCTGGCAGGCCTTTTCACGCAACAAGGGCGCGGTCGCCGGGCTGATGTTCATGAGCCTGATCGTGTTCTGCGCACTGTTCGCCCCCTGGGTGGCGCCGCACAGCCCCAGCGAGCAGTACCGTGATTTTCTGCTGACCCCGCCGGTGTGGCTGGAAGGCGGCAACTGGCAGTTCATCCTCGGCACCGACGAGCTCGGCCGCGACCTGCTTTCGCGGCTGATCCAGGGCTCGCGGCTGTCGCTGCTGATCGGCCTGTCATCGGTGGTGATCTCGCTGATTCCGGGGATCTTCCTCGGCCTGTTGGCCGGGTTCTTTCCGCGCATCCTCGGCCCGTCGATCATGCGCCTGATGGACGTGATGCTGGCCCTGCCCTCGCTGCTGCTGGCCGTGGCGATTGTCGCCATCCTCGGCCCTGGCCTGATCAACACCGTGATCGCCATCGCCATCGTCTCGCTGCCGTCCTATGTGCGCCTGACCCGCGCCGCGGTGATGGGCGAACTGAACCGCGACTACGTCACCGCCGCGCGCCTGGCCGGTGCCAGCCTGCCCCGGCTGATGTTCGTCACCGTGCTGCCCAACTGCATGGCGCCGCTGATCGTGCAGGCCACCCTGAGTTTCTCCTCGGCAATCCTCGACGCCGCCGCCCTGGGCTTTCTCGGCCTTGGCGTGCAGCCGCCAACCCCCGAGTGGGGCACCATGCTGGCCTCGGCCCGCGACTACATCGAACGCGCCTGGTGGGTAGTGAGCCTGCCTGGCCTGACCATTTTGCTCAGCGTGCTGGCAATCAACCTGATGGGTGACGGACTGCGCGACGCGCTGGACCCGAAACTCAAGAATGCCGCCTGAGGAGATCGCCATGTCACTTCTGCAAATCAACAATCTGAACGTGCGCTTTGGCGACGCCAATGCGGTACCGGTGGTCGATGGACTGGACCTGACGGTCGATGAAGGTGAGGTCCTGGCCATCGTCGGCGAGTCGGGCTCCGGTAAATCGGTGACCATGATGGCGCTGATGGGCCTGATCGACGCCCCCGGGCGCATCACCGCCGATGCCCTGACCTTCGATGGCACCAACATGCTCAAGCTCAGCGGCCGGCAACGGCGCAAGGTGGTTGGCAAGGATATGGCCATGGTCTTCCAGGACCCGATGACCGCCCTCAACCCCAGCTACACCGTAGGCTTCCAGATCGAGGAAGTGCTGCGCCAGCACCTTGGCCTGCGCGGCAAGGCGGCCCGCCAGCGTGCCCTGGAGCTGCTCAAGAAGGTTGAAATCCCCGGCGCCGAAAGCCGCCTGGACGCCTACCCGCACCAGCTTTCCGGTGGCATGAGCCAGCGGGTGGCGATCGCCATGGCGATTGCCGGCGAACCCAAGCTGCTGATCGCCGACGAACCGACCACCGCCCTCGACGTGACCATCCAGGCGCAGATCATGGAGCTGCTGCTGAACCTGCAAAAAGAGCAGAACATGGCGCTGATCCTGATCACCCACGACCTCGCCGTGGTCGCCGAAACCGCCAAGCGGGTGTGCGTGATGTACGCCGGCCAAGCGGTGGAAGTCGGCCAGGTGCCGGAACTGTTCGACGTCCCCGCCCACCCCTACAGCGAAGCACTGCTGGCGGCGATTCCCGAGCACAGCGAAGGCGCCGAGCGCCTGGCGACCCTGCCGGGCATCGTCCCCGGCCGCTATGACCGCCCTCAAGGTTGCCTGCTGTCGCCGCGCTGCCCATACGTGCAGGAAAACTGCCGCCGGCAACGACCTACCCTCGATCCCCAGGCCCATAGCCAGGTGCGTTGTTTCTACCCGCTGAACCAGGAGGTGGCGTAATGACCGTCGTCCTTACCGCCCGTGAACTGACCCGTCACTATGAAGTTTCCCGTGGCCTGTTCAAGGGCCATGCCCTGGTGCGCGCACTCAACGGCGTGTCGTTCGAACTGGAAGCCGGCAAGACCCTGGCCGTGGTCGGCGAGTCCGGCTGTGGCAAGTCGACCCTGGCCCGGGCCCTGACCCTGATCGAAGAGCCCTCGTCCGGCTCGCTGAAGATCGCCGGCCAGGAAGTCGCCGGCGCCAACAAGGCCGAGCGCAAGCAATTGCGCAAGGACGTGCAGATGGTCTTCCAGAGCCCGTACGCCTCGCTAAACCCGCGACAGAAGATCGGCGACCAGCTGGGTGAGCCGCTGCTGATCAACACCAACCTGACCCGCGCCGAGCGGCGCGAGAAGGTCCAGGCGATGATGCAACAGGTCGGCCTGCGCCCCGAGCATTACCAGCGCTACCCGCACATGTTTTCCGGTGGCCAGCGCCAGCGAATCGCCCTGGCCCGGGCGATGATGCTGCAACCGAAAGTACTGGTGGCCGATGAGCCGACGTCGGCCCTCGACGTATCGATCCAGGCCCAGGTGCTGAACCTGTTCATGGACCTGCAGAAGGAGTTCAACACTGCCTACGTGTTCATCTCCCACAACCTCGCGGTAGTGCGCCACGTGGCAGACCAGGTGCTGGTGATGTACCTGGGCCGGCCGGCGGAAATGGGCCCCAAGGAGGACATCTACAGCAAGCCGCTGCACCCTTACACCCAGGCTTTGCTGTCGGCCACGCCGACCATTCATCCGGACCCGCTGAAGCCGAAGATCAAGATTTCCGGCGAGCTGCCCAACCCGCTGAACCCGCCGCCTGGCTGTGCCTTCCACAAACGCTGCCCGTATGCCACCGAGCGCTGTGCTGCCGAGGAACCGGCGTTCAGGCAGGTGGGGACGCGGCAGGTGGCGTGCCATTACGCCGAGCAGTTCCTGTAACCGCATCGCGGGTCGAGCCCGCTCCCACAGCGCACGCGGGTCAAGTCGAGGCGTCGCACCGCCGCTCCCACAGCGCACTGTGTGGGAGCGGCGGTGCGACGCCTCGACTTGACCCGCGATTGGCCCCTCCATCACTATCCAGCAATGACCCCAGACCCTATCCCCGACGGCCCGGAGCAAACCCCGGAAACCGCCGCCACCGTCCTGCGCTACCACCTGTGCTGGAAGCATCGCGACCTCGACGGGGTCATGGCCTTGTATCACCCCGATATCCAGTACAACGACTATTTCCAGAACCGCGTCCTGCACCTCGATGAGCTGCGCGAATACGTGCGTGTGAGCATGCCCCGCGAAGCCGGTGAAGACATCGTCCACAGCGACCGCATCCGCGTCGATGGCTGCACCGCCTTCATCCAGTACCAGGTCACCCTGCGCGGTGGCGAAGGCCTGGTGGCGTTCCAGGCCAGCGAAGCGATCACCGTGCGCGACGGCCTGATCTGGCGGGTCAACGAGTACGCCTCGCTGGTCCGCGCGCCCAGCCAGGACACTGGCCACAATGACCTGCGCCCGGCCGCCAGCCGCCTGGGCCTGTCACCACGCCAACTGAGCTTCATGGCCCAGGACCTGGAGCAGTACTTCCAGCGCCAGCAGCCCTACCTCGACCCGGAGCTCGACCTGCAACGGGTGGCCCGCGAAAGCGGCTACAGCCGCAACCAGATCTCCTACCTGCTCAACCAGGTGCTCGGCCAGAGCTTCTACCGCTACGTCAACCAGGCACGCCTGCAGCACCTGCTCACCAGCCTCGGCGCCACCGCCACGGTTGCACGCATCGACGAGCTGGCCTTTGCTGCCGGTTTCAATTCGCTGTCGGCGTTCTACAAAAGTTTCCGCCAGCACACCGGCCTGTCGCCCAAGGCCTACGTGAAGCAGAATTCTCTGCGTGCACGCACGTAAGACACAGCGCCCCGCAAGCTTCTAGGATCGCCACAGACCGTTACCGATGTGGAGCCGAACAATGCTGGCATGGCGCAGTATCAGCCTGTGGATGGACCAACTCGATGAGCCGTTGAGCGCACGCCCGGCGCTGCAACAGGACCTGGACGTCGACGTCTGCATCATCGGCGCTGGCTACACCGGGCTGTGGACCGCCTACTACCTCAAGCGCCTGGCACCACAGCTGAACATCGCCATCGTCGAAGCGCAGATTGCGGGCTTCGGCGCCTCCGGACGCAATGGCGGCTGGCTGATGGGCAACCTGCTCGGTGAAGACCGCCTGCTCGCCGGCAGCACGCCCGAGCAGCGGCGCGCCGCCTATGACCTGTTGCACGGCATTCCCGATGAAGTGGCCCAGGTGCTCGAACGCGAAGGCATCGACTGCGACTACCGCAAGGGCGGCGTGCTGTACTGCGCCGCGCGCTACCCCGAGCAGGAAACCAGCCTGCGCGCGTATCTGAACAAGCTCTACAAGCAGGGCCTGAACGAAGCCGACTACCGCTGGCTAAGCCCCGATGAGCTGGCATCGCAGTTGCGTATCAGCCGCCCCTATGGCGCGATCTTCAACCCCAATGTCGCCACAATCCAGCCGGCCAAACTGGTGCGCGGCCTGGCCCGCACGGTAGAGGCCATGGGTGTGAAGCTCTATGAGAACAGCCCCGTAACCCAGTGGCGCGCCGGTGAAGCACGCACCTTGCAGGCACGGATCAAATGCCAGTGGCTGGTGCCAGCAGTCGAAGGCTACTCGGTCAACCTGCCGCCGCTGGGGCGCTACCAGATGCCGGTGCAAAGCCTGCTGGTGGCCACCGAGCCACTGCCCGAACAGGTCTGGGAGCAGATCGGCCTCAACCATGGCCGGGCCTTCAGCGAGAACAGCCGCCAGGTCACCTATGGCCAGCGCAGCCTGGACAACCGCCTGGTGTTCGGCGCCCGCGGCGGCTATCGCTTTGCCGGCCGCCTGCGCGACAACTTCGACCTCACCGACAGCGAAATCGAACTGCGCCGCTACCTGTTCGGCGAGTTGTTCCCGCAGTTGCAGAAGGTCAGGATCACCCACGCCTGGGGCGGCAACCTGGGCATGGCCCGGCGCTTCCAGCCGCACATGTTCTGCGACCGCAAACAGGGCATCGCCCTGGCCGGCGGCTATGGCGGCGAAGGCGTTGGCGCCAGCAACCTCGGCGGGCGGACCCTGGCCGAGCTGATCCTCGAGCGGCGCAGCCCGCTCACCGAGCAGCCCTGGGCCAGCCACGACCGCGCCCTGCACAGCCTGCCCGGCTGGGAGCCGGAACCCTGCCGCTGGCTGGGCTACAACGCGATCATCAAGAGTTTCGTCCATGAAGACCAGACCCTCGCCAACCCGGCCAGCGCCCCCTGGCGCCGACGCCTGGCCAGCGGCGTAGCGGACTTCATGGAAGGTTTCATGCGCTGACTTTTTGAACCCCTGCACAGGATCCACCGCTATGAGCATTACCCAGTTCAAGAACACCGACAGTGTCACCCTGGTCGAATCCAACCCGGTGGCGGTGCCACTCGGCGAGCCGGTCTCGATCGCCTCGGTCACCAGCGTCGAGCGCAGCGACGGCGTCGAAACCGGCATCTGGGAATGCACCCCGGGGCGCTGGCGCCGGCAGATCGTCCAGCAGGAGTTCTGCCACTTCATCAAGGGCCGCTGCACCTTCACCCCGGATGGCGGCGAGCCGCTGACCATCGAAGCCGGCGACGCGATCATGCTGCCGGCCAACAGCACCGGCACCTGGGACATCCAGGAGACCGTGCGCAAAACCTATGTGCTGATTTTCTGATCATTTGATCGCCTGCCTCCTTCGATAAAAAACAGACCAAGCAAGGAATCCAGACATGCGCCCATTGCTCTTCGCACCTGTGTTGCTGGCCGCCTCCGTCGCCCAGGCGGCCGACTCGGTAAAGATCTACAACTGGTCCAGCTACATCGCCCCCGACACCCTGAAGAACTTCCAGCAGGCCAGCGGCATCGTGCCGACCTACGACGTGTTCGACAGCAACGAAACCCTCGACGGCAAGCTGATGACCGGCAACTCCGGCTACGACGTGGTGTTCCCCTCCAACCACTTCATGGCCCGGCAGATCCAGGGCAAGGCGCTCAAGCAACTGGACAAGACCCAGCTGCCCAACTGGAAGAACCTCAACCCGGTGCTGCTCAAGGCCCTGGAGGTCAACGACCCGGGCAACCAGTACGGCTTCCCTTACCTGTGGGGCAGCACCGGGATCGGCTACAACATCGACAAGGTCAAGGCGGTGCTCGGCGACAACGCCCCGCTGGATTCCTGGGACCTGATCTTCAAGCCCGAGTACATCAGCAAGCTGAAAGGCTGCGGCGTGGCGCTGCTCGACAACGGCCCGGAACTGTTACCTATCGCCCTCAATTACCTGGGCCTGCCACACCACAGCCAGAAGCCCGAGGATTACGACAAGGCCAAGGAGCTGCTGATGAAGGTGCGCCCGTTCATCAGCTACTTCCACTCCTCCAAGTACACCGGCGACCTGGCCAATGGCGATATCTGCGTGGTGGTGGGCTTCTCCGGCGACGTGCTGCAAGCCAGGAACCGCGCCGAAGAAGCCAACAACGGCGTGAAGGTCGGCTACTCGATTCCCAAGGAAGGCGCGCCGATGTGGTTCGACATGGTCGCCATGCCGGCTGATGCCCCGGACGAAAAAGCCGGTTACGCCTACATGAACTACCTGTTGCAGCCCGAGGTGATGGCCAACATCAGCAACCATGTGCAGTACGCCAACGGCAACCTCAAGGCCGACACCCTGGTCGACCCGGCGCTCAAGGCCAATACCATGATTTACCCGAGCGACGAGATGCTTGGCAAGCTCTACGCCCTGGAGGCGATGCCGGCCAAGATCGACCGCATCCGCACGCGCATCTGGACCAGCATCAAGGCCGGCAATTGATATAAGTAACGCCCCGGCCCTGCTTACCCGCGGCAATCTCCAGTGATTGCCGCGGGGATCGGCCCCCGGCTGCCTTGTACCGCCGGGACACTTTCATGCCGTTGGCCAACCTGCCCTACTTTCATCCTGATGCCCTGCGCGCAGGTTATCTGCGTCACCTCGAGCACCTCGACGCCAGGCAACCGCTGAGCGCCGCGCAACGACAATCCCTGCAACGACTGGGCGACGACCCGGCGCTGCGCGTCGACCGCCTGGATGCGGTGACTGGCGATGGCCAGGCCATAGCCCTGGACACCACCTTTCTGCTCAGCCGCGCCGACTGGCCCGAAGTGTTCATCTACAACCCCGACATCGGCCTGCAACGCTTTGCCGATCGGCGCCAGGCCAAGCAGACGCTGCTGGGCCTGCAGGATCAACCTGCGCTGATGGCAACAGTGCTGCGTTACGCACCACAGGCGCAACAGCAGTTACTGCAGCGCCAACCTGCTGTGGATTTTCAGGTCAATCTGCTGGCTGCGCCGCTGTTCGACAGCCTGATGTTGACGATCAATGATCGCCTTGCCGACCAGGCCGCCCCCCTGCACACCCAGCAAGCAGCGCCCTCGACCGCCACATTGCAGCAACTTGCCCGCACCCTCGGCAACGCCAGCCTGGATGCGCAATCGATGCAAACCCAGGTCGGACAATTGGCCCAGGAATACCAGGCCATGCTCGCCCAGCGCCCGAGCCTCAGCTCAGTCACCCGGGCACTGCTCAAGCACGAACTGTCCAGCTTTCTGCACAAAGCCCCTCCCCTGCACGCCATCAGCGTGCAACCGGAGGGCCGCAGTACCCCGGTCCTGTCGCTGCTCGAACTGATCTGGCACCCCGCCGATAACAGCCAATGGCGTGCCAGCGCCACCACCGCGGCTGAACTGCCGACCCCCTTACCGTTGCTCCCGCCGGCCTTGCTCGGCCATAGCGCCAGACGCTTGCGCCAGCACCTTCGCGGGCAACTGCAAGCAGTATTGGTGCGCGACGGGCAACTGAGCCAAGACTACCAGGAGCAACTGCTGGCCCTGCTCAGCACGCTGGCCGAACGCCTGGGCGTTGCCTTTGCGCCTGCTGCGCTGCCCTCTCGGCGGGCGCGGATTCTGGCCCTGTACGACCGGGCCATCGCTGCGCGCCTGCCGGGCAACGTGGTCAAGGCCTTCAACCGCTATATCAGCGAAACCGATGCCATTGGCGCAACCCTGCGCGACCTGCAGGATCGCGCCAGGGCAGAGGCTGTTGCAGCCCATGCACCCGAGTGGCTGCGCCAGGCCTCGGCAGAAGATCAACATGCCTACTTACGCGTGTTGGCCAGCAACCTGCTGGGCGCAAACGATGATTACCTGTTCGATATCCCCGAAATCGACACCTATGCCCGCGAACAACTGCAGCAGCGCCTGGACCAGGATTTCGGCCCCGGCCACTACCGGCCTGAAGATATCCAGGTCACCACCAACCGCTGGATCACTGCGCCGCCACTGCCCGGGGAAATCCCCTTGTCACTGCCGGCCAGCTACGTGCGCCATCGCCAGTCCCTGGTTGACTATGCGCTCGATCATTACCGCGACTGGGACAACGCAATCACCCTGGTGACCGACCAGAAGGGTGAGCTGCTGCCACCCACCTTGCGCAGCCAATACGTTCGTAAGGTGGCCAAGGCGCTGGATATTGGCGGCCACTACCAGCGCCTGCTGCAGCAGAAATTCGCCGAACACGACCCCGACTATGCCCGGCGCCTGGCAACCTTCTGCCGGCAACTGCCCGGGCAAATGCTCGAAGCGGCCTGGCGTGCCCGCCTCAAGGGCGAGCTCGATGGCGCAGCGCTACAGACGGTTACCCAGGTACTGGAACTGCCAGAAGACCGCACACAGCACATGACACCACTGCTGTTGGTGGCCGATAGCGGGCTTGAACCGGACCAGGTGCCTGGCCTGTACCTGATCGGCAATCAGCAGGCGGGCCCGCTGGTGCTGTACAGCCCTTACGACAGCCGCCAGGCCTATCGGCAATTTGCCGATAGCCGTGACCTGCTGAAAAAGATCAGGACCACGCCAGCGTTGCAGGCCTTGCTGCTCGGGCGTATGCCAGCGCAGATGCGCAAACGCTATGGGCGCGGCGGCTTTGAAGAGCCACACCTGCCATTTAGTGTGGAATCGGATTTCGACCTGCCGTTTTCTCGCCCCGGCCCCATCACCCTGGCCTGGCGTCCGATCGCGGGCAACCTGTTCAAGCAACTGTTCGTGGATAACGCCCAGATGCTCCAGGACATGGCCCACGCCCAGCTGGTGACCCTCGAAGAGGCGCGCTGGCAAACCTTGAAGAACCTGC
This portion of the Pseudomonas sp. SORT22 genome encodes:
- a CDS encoding OprD family porin produces the protein MAQAEPASQDYVPVSVKATSAQSEAKGFIEGQSLSGSTRNWYGRERATRAPLFKYYKSDGSQHDTHSRDNWVQGTILNYTSGFTEGTFGFSTEVAVYNAIALERGRAAVAGPNNRTLTHSDGDVIGQWSKMGLANVKARVSNTTLTAGRQSMDTPVLAYIGNRALPSSFEGVSLHSEEFDNLSFDVGTFDRLSNRTEQGTSKFVAEYGDRAFSADHVNIAGVNYQPLKSLKTSFYVSNVEDLWNQYYFGASHELGDSAVLSLTTGLNYYKTKDEGQSKLGDIDNDTYSLSFGLTHQAHNLTFSYQQVNGNEYFDYLHDTNAIFLANSLLSDFNGPNEKSMQIAYVLNMAQYGVPGLKFNLYNARGWGIDGTHYTGSGYDVRGLDGENHYEWGIGTTYAVQSGSLKDTTIRATYTAHRASKAQIDGSLDELRIVTTIPFNFL
- a CDS encoding ABC transporter substrate-binding protein, whose amino-acid sequence is MKLLPLQAALAAVLLSTAAGLSAKPLVVCTEASPEGFDIVQYTTAVTADASAEAIFNRLVDFRPGTTDIQPALAERWDISDDGLTYTFHLREGVKFHTTDYFTPTREMNADDVLWSFRRQLDPNHPWHNKTSIGFPYFESMGFKDLLKSVEKTDEHTVVFTLTRPEAPFLRDLAMAFTSIYSAEYGDQLLKANKTGDLNNKPIGTGPFIFQRYNKDAQVRYKANPDYFRGKPPADALIFAIANDNNVRLQKLKANECQVALYPKPDDIPSIKADPKLKVAEMEALTTGYISLNTEHKYLSDVRVRKAINIAFDRQTHVDQLFGKGNALVAVNPYPPSMIGYNTDNQNPPRDLDKARALLKEAGVPEGTVLTLFTRNGGGPTNPNPRLSAEMLQADLARIGLTVDIRVMEWAEMLRRAKKGEADMVSTGWASDNGDPDNFLSPLLSCDAVKSGENYARWCNQTFQQLITKAREVTDNNERAALYVKALAVYDEDQPWISMAHPQMFTAMRNNVEGYHINPLTNNNFATTQVK
- a CDS encoding ABC transporter permease subunit; amino-acid sequence: MFSFIARRLGLLIPTFFGITLLTFALIRLIPGDPVEVMMGERRVDPEMHAQAMERLGLNKPLPEQYLDYVSKLAQGDLGESLRTRESVWTEFLALFPATLELAMAALFFAGVIGLLAGVIAALKRGSLFDHGVMGISLAGYSMPIFWWGLILIMFFSVSLGWTPVSGRIDLLYDIEPKTGFMLIDTLLSDEEGAFKDALMHLILPAIVLGTIPLAVIARMTRSSMLEVLREDYIRTARAKGLSPARVVFVHGLRNALIPVLTVFGLQVGTLLAGAVLTETIFSWPGIGKWLIEAIGARDYPVVQNGILLIACLVILVNFVVDILYGLANPRIRHQR
- a CDS encoding ABC transporter permease subunit is translated as MTTPLAKSVTTPATAVDQSLLYPSPYKEFWQAFSRNKGAVAGLMFMSLIVFCALFAPWVAPHSPSEQYRDFLLTPPVWLEGGNWQFILGTDELGRDLLSRLIQGSRLSLLIGLSSVVISLIPGIFLGLLAGFFPRILGPSIMRLMDVMLALPSLLLAVAIVAILGPGLINTVIAIAIVSLPSYVRLTRAAVMGELNRDYVTAARLAGASLPRLMFVTVLPNCMAPLIVQATLSFSSAILDAAALGFLGLGVQPPTPEWGTMLASARDYIERAWWVVSLPGLTILLSVLAINLMGDGLRDALDPKLKNAA